A single window of Paludibacter jiangxiensis DNA harbors:
- a CDS encoding NrtR DNA-binding winged helix domain-containing protein has protein sequence MVNLYEQNDRFYVAVDCIIFGFHQGTLKLLLIKRKFDPCKGEWSLMGGFLNKDESIDAAAERVLQDLTGLENVYMEQIGIFGELDRDPGERVLSAAYYALINIDDYDKELAASHNAVWVPITEIPDLIFDHNKMVRIAQKQLKRKAAVEPIGFNLLPELFTLPQLQSLYEAIFGDTLDKRNFRKKLLAMDVFEKTEEKDKSNSKRGAYYYRFDYDKYTELVQSGLRFAL, from the coding sequence ATAGTAAATCTCTACGAACAAAACGACCGCTTTTATGTGGCTGTGGACTGTATCATTTTCGGGTTCCATCAGGGAACGTTGAAACTGCTGCTGATCAAACGTAAATTTGATCCCTGCAAGGGAGAGTGGTCGCTGATGGGAGGTTTCTTAAACAAAGACGAAAGTATTGATGCTGCTGCCGAACGAGTGCTACAGGATTTGACGGGTCTGGAAAATGTTTACATGGAACAGATCGGCATATTCGGCGAACTGGATCGTGATCCGGGAGAACGGGTGCTTTCTGCTGCTTATTACGCGTTGATTAATATCGACGATTACGATAAAGAGTTGGCTGCTAGTCACAACGCCGTTTGGGTGCCGATTACCGAAATTCCAGATCTGATTTTTGACCATAACAAAATGGTGCGTATTGCACAGAAACAGTTGAAACGAAAAGCAGCAGTAGAACCGATTGGCTTTAACCTGTTGCCTGAATTGTTTACGTTGCCACAGTTGCAGTCGCTCTACGAAGCAATCTTTGGAGATACGCTCGATAAACGTAATTTCCGTAAGAAGCTGCTTGCAATGGATGTCTTTGAAAAGACGGAAGAAAAAGACAAAAGTAACTCTAAAAGAGGAGCATACTATTATCGTTTTGATTACGATAAGTATACCGAACTGGTGCAAAGCGGGCTCCGGTTTGCATTGTAG
- a CDS encoding cation diffusion facilitator family transporter, whose translation MSHQNASVKSIIFALSANFGIAVTKTVAAVITGSGSMLAESIHSFADCGNQLLLFLGLKTSKKQPNDEHPLGYGMSIYFWSFIVALMLFSMGGLFSIYEGIHKLHTNEPVSNPLVAIIVLSLSMLLEGASLLGCLKQIKPIRGEQSVWNWVKNTRQSELVVVLGEDVAALLGLAFALVFIVLSAVTGNPVYDSIGSIGIGTLLVVVSLFIATKVKGLLIGQSSDVTVRQDMKAFLEARPEVDLVFNLITIQLGSRIMVAVKAKMVEVATPGQMIQNINTCEKALRETFPNIQWIFFEPDVEDQND comes from the coding sequence ATGTCACATCAAAACGCATCTGTAAAATCCATCATTTTTGCACTGTCTGCCAATTTCGGCATTGCAGTTACCAAAACCGTAGCGGCAGTTATCACAGGCTCCGGCTCAATGCTTGCCGAGTCCATCCACTCTTTTGCTGACTGCGGAAACCAGTTGTTGCTTTTTCTCGGCTTAAAGACCTCAAAGAAGCAGCCGAATGATGAACATCCGCTGGGTTACGGCATGTCAATCTATTTCTGGTCGTTTATCGTGGCGCTGATGCTTTTCAGTATGGGAGGTTTGTTCTCCATTTACGAGGGTATTCACAAGCTGCATACGAATGAACCGGTCAGTAATCCGCTGGTGGCAATCATCGTGTTGTCGCTCAGTATGTTGCTCGAAGGTGCTTCGCTGTTGGGATGCCTGAAGCAAATCAAACCGATCCGAGGAGAACAAAGCGTATGGAACTGGGTCAAAAATACCCGCCAGAGCGAACTGGTGGTCGTGTTGGGTGAAGATGTTGCGGCATTGCTGGGGCTTGCTTTTGCACTGGTTTTTATCGTTTTATCGGCTGTGACCGGTAATCCGGTATACGACTCCATAGGAAGTATTGGTATTGGGACCCTGTTGGTTGTCGTATCTTTATTTATTGCAACTAAGGTAAAAGGGTTGCTGATAGGGCAGAGTTCGGATGTAACGGTAAGGCAGGATATGAAAGCCTTTCTGGAAGCTCGACCGGAAGTCGATCTGGTTTTTAATCTCATTACCATACAGTTGGGCAGTAGAATAATGGTGGCCGTAAAGGCTAAAATGGTGGAAGTCGCCACTCCCGGGCAGATGATACAAAATATCAACACCTGCGAAAAAGCGCTGAGAGAAACATTCCCCAACATACAATGGATATTTTTTGAGCCTGACGTCGAGGATCAAAATGACTGA
- a CDS encoding GxxExxY protein, whose amino-acid sequence MNKAEIETIGSKIVDAAYCVHKELGPGLLESVYECCLIEELKKRNLTVCSQMKLPVFYKGKQLEKEFIIDILVENEIIVELKAVEVLLPVHEVQLLTYMKLADKKLGYLINFNVPMIKDGIKRKINGYF is encoded by the coding sequence ATGAATAAAGCTGAGATAGAGACCATCGGTTCTAAAATTGTGGATGCTGCTTATTGTGTGCACAAAGAATTGGGACCTGGCTTGCTGGAGTCAGTTTATGAGTGTTGTCTTATTGAAGAATTAAAGAAACGAAATCTGACGGTTTGTAGTCAGATGAAATTGCCGGTCTTTTATAAAGGAAAACAATTAGAGAAAGAATTTATTATCGATATTCTTGTCGAAAATGAAATAATAGTAGAACTAAAAGCAGTGGAAGTGTTACTCCCTGTGCATGAAGTCCAATTGTTGACCTATATGAAACTGGCAGATAAAAAACTCGGATACTTAATAAACTTCAATGTACCAATGATCAAAGACGGTATTAAAAGAAAAATCAATGGATATTTTTAA
- a CDS encoding sodium:solute symporter, whose protein sequence is MNWNSHEFIWLDWVIIAVGILAVTWAVWRSIQKDKRLQKGADSENYLFGKGEPWYIIGAAIFAANIGSEHLVGLAGTGAKNGVGMAHWEMQGWMILILGWLFVPFYQLMNNKLGKIITMPDFLKNRYTPRTGSWLSIITLIAYVLTKVSVTAFTGGIFMESLLGLPFWYGAIGLIVLTGIFTIFGGMKGVMTLSAIQTPILIIGSFLVLFLGLAALGHGCIADGWTAMIDHARSMGLGADGHAYGTNHMFHFETGDPMYDEYPGFWVFIGASIIGLWYWATDQHIVQRVLGQQKGESSDVVMKRARRGTIAAGYFKLLPVFMFLIPGMVAAALAARPESGFTLDNPDTAFGSMVKFVLPAGVKGIVTIGFISALVASLAAFFNSCATLFTEDFYKPMFKNRSEATYVLVGRMATIVVVILGIIWIPVMMSLGSLYSYLQGIQSLLAPAMVAVFLMGIFSKKITPKAGEAGLIAGFLIGMARLLTNIFTNTGKDVMTGWFWNSTHWFWHTNWLIFEIWLLVFIMMFMVVVSFFTKKPTAKQIEFITFNDDYKTLIKQSWNKWDVIASIGVIAFCAAFYLYFW, encoded by the coding sequence ATGAACTGGAATTCACATGAATTTATTTGGCTCGACTGGGTGATTATCGCGGTCGGGATTTTGGCTGTAACTTGGGCTGTATGGCGCTCGATACAGAAGGACAAACGTTTACAAAAAGGTGCCGATAGTGAAAACTACCTTTTTGGTAAAGGCGAGCCCTGGTATATTATTGGTGCTGCTATCTTTGCTGCAAATATTGGTTCGGAACACCTTGTAGGTCTGGCCGGAACAGGAGCAAAAAATGGTGTTGGTATGGCACACTGGGAGATGCAGGGCTGGATGATCCTCATTCTGGGTTGGCTCTTCGTTCCGTTCTACCAACTTATGAATAATAAGCTGGGTAAAATCATCACGATGCCTGACTTCCTCAAGAACCGTTACACCCCCCGTACAGGTTCGTGGTTGTCTATCATCACTTTGATAGCATACGTGCTGACCAAAGTGAGTGTGACTGCATTTACCGGTGGTATCTTCATGGAGAGTCTTCTAGGTCTTCCTTTCTGGTACGGCGCTATCGGTCTGATCGTTTTGACAGGTATCTTTACCATCTTTGGTGGTATGAAAGGCGTGATGACACTGTCTGCTATTCAAACTCCTATCCTTATTATAGGTTCGTTCCTCGTACTATTTCTTGGTTTGGCTGCCCTCGGTCACGGTTGTATCGCTGATGGTTGGACAGCAATGATCGACCACGCAAGAAGCATGGGTCTTGGAGCTGATGGCCATGCTTACGGTACAAATCACATGTTCCACTTCGAAACAGGCGACCCGATGTATGATGAATATCCCGGATTTTGGGTGTTTATCGGTGCTTCCATTATCGGTTTGTGGTATTGGGCTACCGACCAGCACATTGTTCAACGTGTGCTCGGACAACAAAAAGGTGAATCAAGCGATGTTGTGATGAAGCGTGCGCGCAGAGGTACTATTGCTGCCGGTTATTTCAAATTGTTACCGGTATTCATGTTCCTTATCCCCGGTATGGTTGCCGCTGCATTGGCAGCTCGTCCTGAGAGCGGCTTTACCTTGGACAATCCCGATACCGCTTTCGGATCGATGGTTAAATTTGTATTGCCTGCCGGTGTGAAAGGTATTGTTACTATTGGTTTTATCTCCGCTCTTGTAGCTTCGTTGGCTGCGTTCTTCAACTCCTGCGCCACCTTGTTTACCGAAGACTTCTACAAACCAATGTTCAAAAACAGAAGCGAAGCTACTTACGTTTTGGTAGGTCGTATGGCTACAATTGTTGTAGTTATACTGGGTATTATCTGGATACCGGTTATGATGAGTCTCGGTAGCCTTTATTCTTACCTGCAAGGTATTCAGTCGTTGCTGGCTCCTGCCATGGTGGCTGTGTTCCTGATGGGTATATTCTCCAAGAAAATAACACCGAAAGCAGGTGAAGCAGGTTTGATCGCCGGTTTCCTTATCGGTATGGCACGCTTGTTGACCAATATCTTTACAAATACAGGAAAAGATGTAATGACCGGTTGGTTCTGGAATTCAACTCATTGGTTCTGGCATACAAACTGGCTTATCTTTGAAATCTGGTTGCTGGTATTCATTATGATGTTTATGGTTGTGGTTTCTTTCTTTACCAAAAAACCGACCGCTAAACAGATTGAATTCATTACGTTTAACGACGATTACAAGACTCTTATCAAACAAAGCTGGAATAAGTGGGATGTTATTGCCTCAATCGGGGTAATTGCTTTCTGTGCTGCATTTTACCTGTACTTCTGGTAA
- the mutA gene encoding methylmalonyl-CoA mutase small subunit produces the protein MSNKQKLFTEFPAVSTQEWMDKAIADLKGADFEKKLVWRTNEGFNVKPFHREEDLAGLKTTGSVPGHFPYVRGTKADNSWLIRQDIDVCNDCLAAANAKAVDLLTKGVTSLGFVIDREAVSAENIAALLNGIDIEKVEVNFKTCATVSVKLTEIFVAYAQKAGADPKKVFGSVNFDLIGRSLARGKAIENLVQQYVDIINASLALPKFRVIGVNPFYLNNAGSYIYQELGYALAWGNDIIAKLVEAGLTVEVISKKIKFNFGVSSNYFMEIAKFRAARFLWSNIVFAYGEKCPRTCSNNQPDGLERCGGKMRIHAQTSEWNMTIFDAHVNLLRTQTESMSAILAGVDSLTVLPFDAAYKESDDFSERIARNQQLLLKEESHFDKIVDPAAGSYYLENLTESIANQAWKLFLEVEEKGGFIAEVEAGNIQTVINTTNEARRKAVSSRREVLLGSNQYPNFNEVAAAKIETEAACDCAKHDEVPALNFSRGASDFEALRLATEKSGKRPKVFMLTIGNLAMRLARAQFSSNFFACAGYEIIDNLGFETVEEGVAAAEKAGADIIVICSSDDEYAELAPAAFKAIAGKKLFVVAGAPACTDDLKAVGIEYFVNVKSNVLETLKGFNAKLL, from the coding sequence ATGAGCAACAAACAAAAATTGTTCACCGAGTTTCCTGCTGTTTCAACTCAGGAATGGATGGACAAAGCAATTGCCGACCTTAAAGGGGCCGACTTTGAGAAAAAGCTTGTTTGGCGTACCAATGAAGGATTCAACGTCAAACCTTTTCACCGTGAAGAAGACCTGGCTGGCCTGAAAACTACAGGTTCGGTTCCTGGTCATTTTCCTTATGTGCGTGGTACAAAGGCTGATAACAGCTGGTTGATTCGTCAGGATATTGACGTTTGCAACGACTGTTTGGCTGCCGCAAATGCAAAAGCAGTTGATTTGCTGACTAAAGGTGTTACTTCTCTCGGTTTCGTTATCGATCGTGAAGCTGTATCTGCTGAAAACATCGCAGCTTTGCTGAACGGAATTGATATCGAAAAAGTAGAAGTTAACTTCAAAACATGCGCTACCGTTTCGGTTAAATTGACTGAAATTTTTGTTGCATACGCTCAAAAAGCCGGTGCCGATCCTAAAAAGGTATTCGGTTCTGTAAACTTTGACCTGATTGGCCGTTCGTTGGCTCGTGGCAAAGCAATTGAAAATCTTGTTCAACAATATGTTGACATCATCAACGCATCTCTGGCATTGCCTAAGTTCCGCGTTATTGGTGTAAATCCTTTCTATCTCAACAATGCAGGTTCTTATATCTATCAGGAACTCGGTTATGCATTGGCCTGGGGTAACGACATCATCGCCAAACTGGTTGAAGCCGGTTTGACAGTTGAAGTTATTTCAAAGAAAATCAAATTCAACTTCGGCGTATCTTCCAACTACTTCATGGAAATCGCTAAATTCCGCGCAGCTCGTTTCTTGTGGTCGAACATCGTATTTGCTTACGGTGAAAAATGTCCGCGTACCTGCTCCAACAACCAACCCGATGGTTTGGAACGTTGTGGTGGCAAAATGCGCATCCACGCTCAAACATCGGAATGGAATATGACCATTTTCGATGCTCACGTAAACTTGCTCCGTACTCAGACAGAATCTATGTCGGCTATTTTGGCTGGTGTTGATTCTCTCACTGTATTGCCTTTCGATGCAGCTTACAAAGAATCGGATGACTTCTCGGAACGTATTGCACGTAACCAACAGTTGTTGCTGAAGGAAGAAAGTCACTTCGATAAAATTGTTGACCCTGCTGCAGGTTCATACTACCTCGAAAACCTTACCGAATCCATTGCCAATCAGGCTTGGAAACTCTTCCTCGAAGTAGAAGAAAAAGGTGGTTTCATTGCAGAAGTAGAAGCCGGAAACATTCAGACAGTTATCAATACAACCAACGAAGCTCGCCGCAAAGCAGTTTCAAGCCGTCGCGAAGTATTGCTGGGTTCTAACCAATATCCTAACTTCAACGAAGTGGCTGCTGCTAAGATTGAAACAGAAGCTGCATGTGATTGTGCAAAACATGACGAAGTTCCTGCTCTCAACTTCAGCCGTGGTGCCAGCGATTTCGAAGCGCTTCGTTTGGCTACCGAAAAATCGGGTAAACGTCCAAAAGTATTCATGTTGACTATCGGTAACCTGGCAATGCGTCTGGCTCGTGCTCAGTTCTCAAGTAACTTCTTTGCTTGCGCCGGTTACGAAATCATCGATAACCTTGGCTTCGAAACAGTAGAAGAAGGTGTTGCTGCCGCTGAAAAAGCCGGTGCCGATATCATCGTTATCTGTTCAAGCGACGACGAATATGCAGAACTCGCTCCTGCAGCATTCAAAGCCATTGCAGGCAAAAAACTCTTCGTGGTAGCAGGTGCTCCTGCTTGTACCGACGATCTGAAAGCTGTTGGTATTGAATATTTCGTCAATGTTAAATCGAACGTTCTTGAGACATTAAAAGGATTCAACGCGAAATTATTATAA
- a CDS encoding DUF6035 family protein — protein sequence MSENFRNRTISSILDLTKGKEITSDDFFKKEIDEIFQLRYDFETAIREKNPRFVCYYCKQAVKIRGQRDSKVIMHFAHLRDSNECPIKTGNTYTKEEIQRIKYNGAKESELHYTLKIGLADFLKKNQEHRKGIEEVNIEKVIKDQAIPKIWKKPDVSSVYNGKSVVFELQLSTTFLSVINSRQEFYRGNKTYILWVFSSFDTDDDKRKFTQSDIFYNNNFNGFEFNQEAIELSEKENDLVLKCYYKRLYIKDLSIINEWDECMVKLQDLTFDNENYSVYYYNYSAEQERLEEELKTIKILEYSPLINLVKKENSNYEIINLILGGYKVKKPEKKYILSLYNDEIANVKVIDQDSWQVNIIWVTILLKIQNVEIIKRLADSHHLSRIIFDILSLKLNKILGYAFDNHRQIANIVLQSRTEYLDVFLKAVNEYRPGLFKIEDKKGKLVRTLKKLMTDKPDQKIENYDILKIMFPELF from the coding sequence ATGAGTGAAAATTTCAGAAATAGAACTATTTCAAGTATTCTGGATTTGACAAAAGGAAAAGAAATCACATCTGATGATTTCTTCAAAAAAGAGATAGATGAAATTTTTCAGCTTCGTTATGACTTTGAAACTGCAATAAGAGAAAAAAATCCGAGATTCGTCTGCTATTATTGTAAACAAGCAGTAAAGATTAGAGGACAACGAGATTCAAAAGTAATTATGCACTTTGCACATCTTCGAGATAGTAATGAATGTCCAATAAAGACTGGAAATACATATACAAAAGAAGAAATTCAAAGAATCAAGTATAATGGAGCTAAAGAAAGTGAGCTTCATTATACTTTAAAAATAGGACTTGCAGACTTTCTTAAGAAAAATCAAGAACATAGAAAAGGGATTGAAGAAGTTAATATTGAAAAAGTAATAAAAGATCAAGCAATTCCAAAGATTTGGAAGAAACCTGATGTTTCTTCGGTTTATAATGGAAAATCAGTTGTGTTTGAATTGCAACTTTCAACAACATTTTTAAGTGTAATTAATTCAAGACAAGAATTTTATAGGGGTAATAAAACCTATATATTATGGGTCTTTAGCTCCTTTGATACTGACGATGATAAACGGAAATTCACTCAAAGTGATATTTTTTATAATAATAATTTTAATGGTTTTGAATTCAATCAAGAAGCAATTGAATTATCTGAAAAAGAAAATGACTTAGTTTTAAAGTGTTATTATAAAAGGCTTTATATTAAAGATTTGTCAATAATTAATGAATGGGATGAATGTATGGTTAAGCTTCAAGATTTGACTTTTGACAATGAAAATTATTCCGTTTATTATTACAATTACTCAGCTGAACAAGAACGTTTAGAGGAAGAACTTAAAACAATAAAAATTTTAGAATATTCGCCGTTAATCAACCTTGTGAAGAAAGAGAATTCTAACTATGAGATAATCAATTTGATTCTTGGTGGTTATAAGGTAAAAAAGCCAGAAAAGAAATACATTTTAAGTCTGTACAATGATGAAATTGCAAATGTTAAAGTAATAGATCAAGATAGTTGGCAAGTAAATATCATATGGGTTACAATACTTTTGAAAATACAGAATGTTGAAATAATAAAACGATTGGCTGACAGTCACCATCTTAGTCGAATTATTTTTGATATTTTAAGTTTGAAACTCAATAAAATTCTTGGATACGCTTTTGATAACCATAGACAAATTGCAAATATTGTTTTGCAAAGTCGAACAGAATACCTTGATGTATTTTTAAAAGCAGTAAATGAGTATAGACCTGGATTGTTTAAAATAGAGGATAAAAAAGGGAAATTGGTAAGGACTTTAAAGAAACTCATGACAGATAAACCCGATCAAAAAATAGAGAATTATGATATTTTAAAGATTATGTTTCCTGAGCTGTTTTAA
- a CDS encoding VIT1/CCC1 transporter family protein — translation MDTKIHKMVLAAQRTEITEYYIYHKLAEQTKDTNNAAVLRRIGDQEKGHYNFWKTKTGVDVAPDRRRVWRTVFMAKLLGLSFVLKQMEKREGTGSRLYDSLSDHFPETKRFSEEELEHEKTVLNMLDEERLQYVGSVVLGLNDALVELTGSLAGFTLALGDTRVITLAGLVTGISAALSMASSDYLSSKAEGDARAKKSAVYTGVAYLFTVIFLILPFLLLTSKLMALAITLAIAVLIIYAFNYYISMAKDLNFRARFWEMTLISLGVAGFSFLVGWGLKAILGVNI, via the coding sequence ATGGATACTAAAATACATAAGATGGTACTTGCCGCGCAACGTACCGAAATCACAGAATATTATATTTATCACAAACTGGCAGAGCAGACGAAAGATACCAACAATGCCGCAGTATTACGTCGTATCGGTGACCAGGAAAAGGGGCATTATAATTTCTGGAAAACAAAAACCGGGGTGGATGTGGCTCCCGACAGAAGAAGAGTTTGGCGCACGGTTTTCATGGCTAAACTTCTCGGACTCTCTTTTGTGTTGAAACAGATGGAGAAACGGGAAGGAACCGGGTCTCGACTGTATGATTCTCTTTCGGATCATTTTCCCGAAACCAAACGTTTTTCGGAAGAAGAGCTGGAACATGAAAAAACAGTGCTCAATATGCTGGACGAAGAGCGACTTCAGTATGTCGGTTCGGTTGTGTTGGGTTTGAATGATGCGTTGGTGGAGCTTACCGGTTCGCTGGCAGGTTTCACGCTGGCACTGGGCGATACGAGGGTGATTACGCTTGCCGGGCTGGTTACCGGAATCTCGGCCGCTTTGTCAATGGCTTCGTCCGATTATCTTTCGTCGAAAGCCGAAGGGGATGCACGCGCTAAAAAATCAGCTGTTTATACCGGAGTGGCTTATCTTTTTACCGTGATATTCCTGATACTTCCTTTCTTGTTGCTTACCAGTAAGTTGATGGCGCTGGCTATTACTCTGGCTATTGCCGTACTGATTATTTATGCGTTCAATTATTACATTTCGATGGCAAAAGACCTGAATTTCAGGGCACGTTTCTGGGAAATGACGCTGATTAGTTTAGGTGTGGCCGGTTTCTCGTTTTTAGTCGGGTGGGGGCTGAAAGCTATTCTGGGAGTGAATATTTGA
- a CDS encoding RNA polymerase sigma factor: MALFHQNFSKKTDEELMSLLTRGGQSAFDELYCRYSKPLLNFFFRMTNNDREKAEDMLHDLFLKIIEHPESFDCTRTFSTWFYTLAGNMIKNEYRNRSARQEFEQQYQYNPAETKQEADTIDRQLFNNRLQAELNQLDPESELLFNMRFTEEMSVKQIAGILDCPEGTVKSRLFYLTRQLAKKLAIYKPELN; encoded by the coding sequence ATGGCACTATTTCATCAGAACTTCAGCAAAAAAACCGACGAAGAACTTATGTCGCTGCTCACCCGGGGTGGGCAGTCGGCATTTGATGAATTATATTGCCGATATTCCAAACCGTTGCTCAATTTCTTTTTTCGCATGACCAACAATGACCGGGAAAAAGCGGAAGATATGCTGCACGATCTCTTTCTGAAAATCATCGAACATCCGGAAAGTTTTGATTGCACACGAACTTTCAGTACGTGGTTTTACACTTTGGCCGGAAACATGATTAAAAACGAATACCGAAACCGATCAGCACGACAGGAATTCGAACAACAATACCAATACAACCCGGCAGAGACAAAGCAGGAGGCCGATACTATCGACAGGCAACTATTCAACAACCGGTTACAAGCAGAACTTAACCAACTTGATCCGGAATCGGAACTACTTTTCAATATGCGATTTACAGAAGAGATGAGTGTAAAACAAATAGCCGGCATTCTTGATTGTCCCGAAGGAACTGTCAAATCGAGGCTTTTTTATCTCACCCGGCAACTGGCAAAAAAACTGGCAATCTACAAACCCGAACTAAACTAA
- the scpA gene encoding methylmalonyl-CoA mutase, whose translation MKPDFKSLSFVGEAKSDAPVAGSQWLTPEQIPVKPIYTKEDLEGLEHLHYAAGVAPFLRGPYSVMYTLRPWTIRQYAGFSTAEESNAFYRRNLASGQKGLSVAFDLATHRGYDPDHERVVGDVGKAGVSICSVEDMKVLFDGIPLNKMSVSMTMNGAVLPILAFYINAGLEQGAKLEEMAGTIQNDILKEFMVRNTYIYPPKFSMKIIADIFEYTSKNMPKFNSISISGYHMQEAGATADIELAYTLADGLEYLRAGVNAGMDIDSFAPRLSFFWAIGMNHFMEIAKMRAARMLWAKIVKQFNPKNPKSLALRTHSQTSGWSLTEQDPFNNVGRTAIEAMAAALGHTQSLHTNALDEAIALPTDFSARIARNTQIYIQEETSICKQIDPWAGSYYVEALTNDLAQKAWDRIQEIEKLGGMAAAIETGVPKMRIEEAAARTQARIDSGNQIIVGVNRFRLEKEAPIDILEVDNSAVRIQQIARLKELRANRNEADVQKALEAITKCVETGEGNLLELAVEAARVRASLGEISYACEKIVGRYKAVIRTISGVYSSETKKDADFVRACELTEKFAKKEGRQPRIMIAKMGQDGHDRGAKVVATGYADCGFDVDMGPLFQTPAEAAKDAVENDVHVLGVSSLAAGHKTLVPQVIEELKKLGREDIIVIAGGVIPAQDYDYLYKAGVAAIFGPGTSVAKAAVQILEILLEE comes from the coding sequence ATGAAACCAGATTTCAAAAGTTTATCTTTCGTCGGAGAAGCAAAATCCGATGCCCCCGTTGCAGGTTCGCAATGGCTTACCCCGGAACAGATTCCGGTAAAACCGATTTATACAAAAGAAGATTTGGAAGGTTTGGAACACTTGCACTATGCTGCCGGTGTGGCTCCGTTCCTTCGTGGTCCGTACAGCGTAATGTATACCCTGCGTCCCTGGACAATCCGTCAGTATGCAGGTTTTTCTACTGCTGAAGAATCGAACGCTTTCTACCGTCGTAACCTTGCTTCGGGTCAGAAAGGTCTTTCTGTAGCATTCGACTTAGCTACACACCGTGGCTACGACCCCGATCACGAACGTGTGGTTGGTGACGTTGGTAAAGCCGGTGTGTCTATCTGCTCTGTTGAAGACATGAAAGTATTGTTCGACGGAATTCCTTTGAACAAAATGTCCGTGTCAATGACCATGAACGGTGCCGTATTGCCTATCCTTGCATTCTATATCAATGCAGGTTTGGAACAGGGCGCTAAACTGGAAGAGATGGCCGGTACCATCCAGAACGATATTTTGAAAGAATTTATGGTGCGTAATACCTATATCTACCCACCGAAATTCTCGATGAAGATTATCGCCGACATCTTCGAATATACTTCAAAGAATATGCCGAAGTTCAACTCTATCTCTATCTCGGGTTACCACATGCAGGAAGCAGGTGCTACCGCTGATATCGAGTTGGCTTACACCCTGGCCGATGGTCTCGAATACCTCCGCGCCGGTGTTAATGCAGGCATGGACATCGACTCTTTCGCACCGCGTTTGTCGTTCTTCTGGGCAATCGGTATGAACCACTTTATGGAAATTGCCAAAATGCGTGCTGCACGTATGTTGTGGGCGAAGATCGTAAAACAGTTCAACCCGAAAAACCCGAAATCGTTGGCATTGCGTACTCACTCGCAAACATCCGGTTGGTCGTTGACCGAACAGGATCCGTTCAACAACGTAGGTCGTACCGCAATCGAAGCTATGGCTGCTGCGCTGGGTCACACTCAGTCGTTGCACACCAACGCTTTGGACGAAGCTATCGCGTTGCCTACAGACTTCTCGGCCCGTATTGCACGTAACACTCAGATCTATATTCAGGAAGAAACCAGCATCTGTAAACAAATCGACCCGTGGGCAGGTTCTTACTACGTAGAAGCGTTGACCAACGATTTGGCTCAGAAAGCATGGGATCGTATCCAGGAAATTGAAAAACTGGGTGGTATGGCTGCTGCTATCGAAACCGGTGTGCCTAAAATGCGTATCGAAGAAGCTGCTGCACGTACACAAGCTCGTATCGACTCGGGCAACCAGATTATCGTGGGTGTTAACCGCTTCCGTCTCGAAAAAGAAGCTCCTATCGATATCCTCGAAGTGGACAACTCGGCAGTACGTATTCAACAGATTGCCCGTTTGAAAGAACTTCGCGCTAACCGTAACGAAGCCGATGTACAGAAAGCACTCGAAGCAATTACCAAATGTGTTGAAACAGGTGAAGGTAACCTGCTTGAACTGGCCGTAGAAGCCGCTCGCGTTCGCGCATCGCTGGGTGAAATTTCGTATGCTTGTGAAAAAATTGTAGGACGTTATAAAGCTGTAATCAGAACAATTTCAGGCGTGTACTCATCAGAAACAAAGAAGGACGCAGATTTCGTGCGTGCTTGCGAATTGACCGAAAAATTCGCCAAAAAAGAAGGCCGTCAACCGCGTATCATGATCGCTAAAATGGGTCAGGATGGTCACGACCGTGGCGCTAAAGTAGTTGCTACCGGTTATGCCGACTGCGGTTTCGACGTGGATATGGGGCCGTTGTTCCAGACACCGGCCGAAGCTGCCAAAGATGCCGTTGAAAACGACGTGCATGTATTGGGTGTTTCGTCACTGGCTGCAGGACACAAAACTCTTGTTCCTCAGGTAATCGAAGAACTGAAGAAACTGGGTCGCGAAGATATCATCGTCATTGCCGGTGGTGTAATTCCTGCTCAGGACTACGACTATCTCTACAAAGCAGGTGTTGCCGCCATCTTTGGCCCCGGTACCTCCGTAGCGAAAGCTGCCGTACAGATCCTCGAAATTCTGTTGGAAGAATAA